In Electrophorus electricus isolate fEleEle1 chromosome 12, fEleEle1.pri, whole genome shotgun sequence, a single window of DNA contains:
- the smim19 gene encoding small integral membrane protein 19, with product MGGYGVMANEESLDYSVHEAWNEATNVYLLVILVSFALLMYARKNKRKIMRIFSVPPTVGTIPEPNFYDSLQKVRLRQQLEMYSLARKFDQQHQQIQAQESVQLSVE from the exons ATGGGTGGTTACGGGGTGATGGCGAATGAGGAATCTCTAGATTATTCTGTGCATGAAGCGTGGAACGAGGCTACCAATGTTTACCTTCTCGTTATTTTGGTTAGCTTTGCACTGTTGATGTACGCCAGAAA GAATAAGAGGAAGATCATGCGCATCTTCTCAGTGCCACCTACAGTGGGAACTATACCAGAGCCAAACTTCTACGACAGTCTACAGAAGGTTCGGCTAAGGCAACAACTAGAAATGTATTCTcttg CACGAAAGTTCGATCAACAGCATCAGCAAATACAGGCTCAGGAGAGTGTGCAGCTTTcagtggagtga
- the si:ch211-175m2.5 gene encoding uncharacterized protein si:ch211-175m2.5 encodes MLSLGFMRVVCSSVVGKMEGRVHPKVPACLRLYSSSEEERISRYPVPYKKNLPYDIVELMEEVETKGGFLPNVFKVLAHRPAEFRAFFAYYNVLMNKETGNLSKADRELIVVATSAQNHCLYCVVSHSALHRIYSKKPTLADQVAVNYRVAELSPRERAMLDFAQTMCRSDTVTDEHVRSLETHGFNREDVWDIAAITAFFAMSNRLAHLTDMRPNTEFYSMGRVPRDKQPTPTEQEGGP; translated from the exons ATGTTGTCTCTTGGTTTCATGAGGGTTgtttgttcttctgttgtggGCAAGATG GAAGGCAGAGTGCATCCCAAGGTGCCCGCCTGTCTCCGACTCTACAGTagcagtgaggaggagaggatcAGTCGCTACCCTGTGCCTTACAAGAAAAACCTCCCCTATGACATAGTGGAGCTaatggaggaggtggagacaAAG GGTGGCTTCTTGCCTAACGTGTTCAAGGTACTTGCTCATCGCCCTGCAGAGTTCCGAGCCTTCTTCGCTTATTATAATGTGCTCATGAACAAGGAGACAG gtaATTTGTCAAAGGCAGATCGGGAGTTGATTGTTGTGGCAACCAGTGCCCAGAACCACTGCCTATACTGTGTGGTATCCCACAGTGCACTGCACCGTATCTACTCAAAGAAACCCACGCTCGCTGATCAG GTGGCGGTAAACTACCGGGTGGCTGAGCTGTCGCCGCGAGAGCGCGCCATGCTGGACTTTGCCCAGACCATGTGCCGCAGTGACACTGTGACAGATGAGCACGTGCGCTCGCTGGAGACTCACGGCTTCAACCGCGAGGACGTGTGGGACATCGCCGCCATCACTGCCTTCTTTGCCATGTCCAATCGCTTGGCCCACCTCACGGACATGAGACCAAACACGGAGTTCTACAGCATGGGCAGAGTGCCACGTGACAAGCAGCCGACACCAACCGAGCAAGAGGGTGGGCCATAG